Proteins encoded by one window of Channa argus isolate prfri chromosome 13, Channa argus male v1.0, whole genome shotgun sequence:
- the LOC137139235 gene encoding sperm microtubule inner protein 11-like produces the protein MAFFGLTHLGYQNPIGDKMLMNPRGASHSQEVPINVRAGLPTLVQDQQGPLRCTDICSITDQPLPYSTDIHHGSHEQYKEMVKRVETPRSPNQLYLMPLTDSQQYGWMISKNPEPWTQVKRFPRINSEMTKFVKEMSQTNREFSLF, from the exons ATGGCCTTCTTCGGTTTAACCCACCTTGGTTATCAAAACCCTATAGGCgataaaatgttaatgaatCCCAGAGGAGCGTCGCATTCCCAGG AGGTTCCTATTAACGTCAGAGCAGGGCTGCCTACATTGGTTCAAGACCAACAGGGTCCCCTGAGGTGTACAGACATATGCAGCATTACCGACCAGCCACTTCCCTACAGCACGGATATACACCATGGCAGCCATGAGCAATATAAAGAGATGGTAAAACGGGTAGAAACACCCAGAT CCCCTAACCAGCTTTACCTAATGCCTCTAACGGACAGCCAGCAGTATGGATGGATGATATCCAAAAATCCTGAACCATGGACCCAAGTGAAACGTTTCCCCCGAATAAACAGTGAGATGACAAA gtttgttaaagaaatgtcACAGACAAACCGAGAGTTCAGCCTTTTCTGA